A genomic stretch from uncultured Cohaesibacter sp. includes:
- a CDS encoding DUF2975 domain-containing protein, which yields MNQRIQRFAKLFRAIFLAILVLTPVVVAGLWLSGGDIMLGDRGWSTIIGLATNDVNLDAAHAPSFPLAWDQRWLGLAVDLIPLGVTMLCLWWLVRLFSLFSAGEIFTGNTVKYIRRTGWTMLAGVVLMPFHEALLTMVLTMHNLPGERLISVSLGAGDIRDLLITGIIILVSWIMDEGRELRESDELTV from the coding sequence ATGAATCAACGTATTCAACGCTTTGCCAAACTGTTTAGGGCGATCTTCCTTGCAATCCTTGTCTTGACCCCGGTGGTGGTGGCAGGCCTTTGGCTCTCTGGCGGAGACATAATGCTCGGAGACAGAGGGTGGTCAACGATTATCGGTCTGGCTACGAACGATGTGAATCTTGATGCAGCACATGCTCCTTCGTTCCCGCTCGCCTGGGACCAACGCTGGCTGGGGCTGGCAGTTGACCTAATTCCGCTTGGGGTAACGATGCTTTGCCTATGGTGGCTTGTGCGCTTGTTCAGCCTGTTTTCAGCGGGCGAAATTTTTACCGGCAACACCGTCAAGTATATCCGCCGAACGGGTTGGACCATGCTGGCAGGCGTTGTTCTGATGCCGTTTCACGAAGCCCTGCTAACCATGGTGCTGACGATGCATAATCTACCAGGCGAGCGCTTGATCTCTGTCTCCCTGGGAGCAGGAGATATCCGCGACCTGCTGATCACTGGGATCATTATACTGGTGAGCTGGATTATGGATGAGGGCCGCGAGCTACGCGAATCCGACGAGCTGACAGTCTAG
- a CDS encoding helix-turn-helix transcriptional regulator has product MGIIIDLDVMLAKRKTSSKELAAAVGITPQNLSILKTGKAKAIRFATLDAICRVLDCQPGDILRYEANGSE; this is encoded by the coding sequence ATGGGTATTATAATCGACCTCGACGTCATGCTTGCCAAACGCAAGACCAGTTCCAAGGAACTGGCGGCCGCCGTGGGCATAACTCCGCAAAACCTATCCATCCTGAAAACAGGGAAGGCCAAGGCCATTCGCTTTGCCACTCTTGATGCCATATGCCGGGTGCTCGATTGTCAACCCGGCGACATCCTCCGCTACGAAGCCAATGGATCTGAATAG
- a CDS encoding ETC complex I subunit, translated as MTKARIFKPSKNAMQSGQATSQDWHLTFEPASARKIDPLMGHMSSTDTRQQINLSFPTKEAAIAYAERENLDYLVLKPKTRKRILKTYSDNFSTLRVEGNWTH; from the coding sequence ATGACAAAAGCGCGAATTTTCAAACCTTCGAAAAATGCCATGCAGTCCGGTCAGGCAACAAGCCAAGACTGGCATTTGACCTTTGAACCCGCTTCCGCCCGAAAAATCGACCCTCTGATGGGACATATGTCGTCGACGGATACGCGCCAGCAGATCAATTTGTCATTCCCGACCAAAGAAGCTGCCATTGCCTATGCTGAACGCGAAAATCTGGATTATCTGGTCTTGAAGCCCAAAACACGTAAAAGAATTCTCAAGACATACTCGGATAATTTCTCCACCCTTCGCGTCGAAGGCAACTGGACCCACTAA
- a CDS encoding DUF192 domain-containing protein: MQMRARQFSFQTLILVGLLIYSALAIWLTDHAHSSQIPTTISEGDVSRFLSDDTHLIIKSGQTNHSFKIELALDDASRMKGLMYRTSLADGHGMLFDFGKNEPVYMWMKNTYIPLDMIFVEPDGRIHHIVRGTTPLSESVIGSAGAVRYVLEVPKGTTDKLNIKVGDKLLHQLFTPK; this comes from the coding sequence ATGCAAATGCGTGCACGCCAGTTCTCATTCCAAACACTGATCCTTGTTGGACTGCTCATCTATTCAGCTCTAGCCATATGGCTTACGGACCATGCGCATTCATCACAGATCCCGACTACCATCTCAGAGGGTGATGTCAGTCGCTTTTTGTCAGATGATACACATCTGATCATAAAGAGCGGACAGACCAACCATTCTTTTAAAATTGAATTGGCGCTTGATGATGCCAGCCGCATGAAGGGGCTCATGTATCGTACGAGCCTCGCTGACGGGCATGGCATGCTTTTTGACTTCGGCAAAAACGAGCCCGTCTATATGTGGATGAAGAACACCTATATTCCGCTCGACATGATCTTTGTCGAACCGGACGGCCGTATCCATCACATTGTACGCGGAACCACGCCGCTTTCCGAATCCGTTATCGGCTCGGCAGGGGCTGTTCGATATGTTCTTGAAGTTCCGAAAGGAACCACAGACAAGCTGAATATCAAAGTGGGTGACAAGCTGCTTCATCAATTGTTCACACCCAAATGA
- a CDS encoding cold-shock protein, giving the protein MGVKIVPEQQSLDIGCADDAALDVTQIAGKIKWFDVAKGFGFIVPDDNSPDILLHVTCLRRDGYRTAYEGARVVCEVLQGPKGLQALRILSMDESSAVHPSQLPPANTHVQVTPTSELETAWVKWFNREKGFGFLTQGEGTDDIFIHMETLRIYGLTELRPHQEVLVRYGPGPKGKMATEIRPSTGAHIPSSH; this is encoded by the coding sequence ATGGGTGTGAAGATCGTACCAGAGCAGCAATCTTTGGATATCGGCTGTGCCGATGATGCGGCATTGGACGTCACGCAAATTGCAGGTAAAATCAAGTGGTTTGATGTCGCAAAAGGGTTCGGTTTCATCGTTCCTGACGACAACAGCCCTGATATTTTGCTGCATGTAACTTGCTTGCGTCGTGATGGATATCGCACTGCATATGAAGGCGCACGCGTCGTATGCGAGGTGCTCCAAGGCCCAAAGGGTTTGCAGGCTTTGCGCATCCTCTCCATGGATGAGAGCAGCGCTGTCCATCCATCCCAATTGCCTCCAGCCAACACGCATGTGCAGGTGACGCCGACCAGTGAGCTGGAAACAGCTTGGGTCAAGTGGTTCAATCGGGAAAAAGGTTTTGGCTTTCTCACGCAAGGTGAGGGCACGGATGATATCTTCATTCATATGGAGACCCTGCGGATTTATGGCCTTACGGAACTGCGTCCGCATCAGGAAGTGCTCGTCAGATATGGTCCCGGCCCGAAAGGCAAGATGGCCACTGAAATCCGCCCGTCCACCGGGGCTCATATTCCGTCATCCCATTAA
- a CDS encoding Sir2 family NAD-dependent protein deacetylase codes for MDFNSPEQFAEQLLKMIDHSDRIVAFTGAGISTESGIPDFRSPNGLWAKMDPIMFDDFVSDEETRLEDWRRRFIQNEEFLAAKSNEGHNALVRLEKRGKLDCTITQNIDGLHQRSGLDPDKVIEIHGNGTFASCLDCNAEMTLAEAKKHIEETGHSPICPQCGGLVKTAIINFGQAMPEEKMMRAMRLSGDCNLFIVLGSSLVVYPAAGLPQIAKQHGAKLVIINRDPTPLDELADMTSQQEIGSIMKLIA; via the coding sequence ATGGATTTCAATAGCCCAGAACAGTTTGCCGAACAACTCCTTAAGATGATTGACCATTCCGATCGTATCGTCGCTTTCACCGGAGCTGGAATCAGCACTGAAAGCGGTATCCCGGATTTCCGCTCTCCCAATGGTCTTTGGGCGAAAATGGACCCGATCATGTTTGATGATTTCGTTTCAGATGAAGAAACGCGTCTAGAGGACTGGCGTAGACGTTTCATTCAAAATGAAGAGTTTCTGGCAGCAAAAAGCAATGAGGGTCACAACGCGCTGGTGCGCCTTGAAAAACGCGGAAAACTGGACTGCACAATCACGCAAAATATTGACGGGCTGCATCAGAGGAGCGGGCTCGACCCCGATAAAGTCATCGAAATTCACGGCAACGGCACCTTCGCCAGCTGCCTTGACTGCAATGCGGAAATGACACTTGCAGAGGCAAAAAAGCATATCGAAGAAACGGGCCATTCACCCATCTGTCCGCAATGCGGAGGGCTGGTCAAAACGGCTATCATCAATTTTGGGCAAGCGATGCCAGAAGAAAAGATGATGCGTGCAATGAGACTGTCTGGCGATTGTAATCTCTTTATCGTTTTGGGGTCTTCACTGGTGGTCTATCCCGCCGCCGGGCTTCCTCAGATCGCCAAACAGCATGGTGCCAAGCTTGTTATTATCAATAGAGATCCGACGCCACTTGATGAGCTTGCCGATATGACATCTCAGCAAGAAATAGGATCGATCATGAAATTGATAGCCTGA
- a CDS encoding VOC family protein, with amino-acid sequence MKYLHTMVRVSSIEESLDFYCNKLGLKEVRRSENPDGRFTLIFLSVDGELENCVELTYNWDPEDYGEGRNFGHLAYEVDNIYEFCQKLMDAGVVINRPPRDGNMAFVRSPDNISIELLQKGDPLPPTEPWASMKNTGKW; translated from the coding sequence ATGAAATATCTCCATACGATGGTACGAGTCAGCAGCATTGAAGAATCTCTCGATTTTTATTGCAACAAGCTCGGTCTGAAAGAAGTCCGCCGTTCAGAAAATCCCGATGGGCGCTTTACGCTCATTTTCCTCTCGGTTGATGGCGAGTTGGAAAATTGTGTTGAGCTGACCTACAACTGGGATCCTGAAGATTATGGCGAAGGCAGAAACTTCGGCCATCTCGCTTATGAAGTAGACAATATTTATGAATTTTGTCAAAAATTGATGGATGCTGGCGTTGTTATCAACCGCCCTCCACGCGACGGCAATATGGCCTTCGTTCGCTCTCCGGACAATATCTCCATTGAGCTTTTACAGAAAGGCGATCCCCTGCCCCCTACCGAGCCATGGGCATCCATGAAAAATACCGGCAAGTGGTAA